TCATCACCAATACACAGCACTATTTTTTAGCTCAAGAACAAAGTCAGCAAATCAATATCCCCATTTCATCTTTTTTACTTGAAGATTCTCCAAGGGATAGTGCTGCTGCAATCATTTTAAGTGCTTTAACTTGTAATGAATCTGACCTTATTCTCATCCTTCCAAGCGATCACCTCATTAAAGATTCTCACTCTTTTCTTCAAAGCATTCAAAAAGCAAAAGAGTTTGCCCAACTTGGGAATATCGTTACCTTTGGGATCTTGCCCACTTCTGCACATACAGGATATGGCTACATTCACGCCAAAGATCATCGAGTTTTAGAATTTTGTGAAAAACCCAACACCCTCAAAGCAAAAGAATTTTTAGAGCATGGAGGGTATTTTTGGAATAGTGGGATGTTTTGCTTTATGGCCAAAGACTTCCTGAAAGAATGTCAAACACATATTCCCGATCTTTTAAATCAGTGCCAAACAGCTCTCTTTCACTCACAAAAGGAGCATAATTTTATTTGGCTCAAAGGAATGGATAAGATCCAAAAAATCAGCATTGACTATGCTCTTATGGAAAAAACACAAAAAATTTGTATGGTCCAAGGAGACTTTGGATGGAATGATGTGGGAAGCTTTGATAGTTTGGCAGAAGAATTTCAAGATACAGAAATTCAAAATCACACAAATCATTCATCAAACTCATCTCACCTCTTTAAAGATTCTAAAGATAACTTCATCCTCTCGCGCAAGCCCATTTCTCTGATCGGCATAGAATCTTTAGTTGTGATTGATACAAAAGATTCTCTTCTGATTGCACAAAAAGGACGCACGCAAGAAGTCAAAGAAATCGTCCAAAAACTTGAGGGAGACAAACTTCTAGACTTTCACCCCCTCGTTCATCGTCCTTGGGGAAGCTATGAAGTTTTAGAAGAAGGACAAAACTACAAAATCAAAAAAATCATCGTCAAACCCCAAAAACGCCTAAGTCTTCAAAAGCACTTTCATCGCAATGAGCATTGGATCGTCATCAGTGGGTCTGCCTGCGTTCAGATTGGAGATCAAGAGCTCTTTCTCCAAAGCAATGAATCAACTTATATCCCTATGGGTTCTCCTCATCGATTAAGCAACAATGGAAAGCTTGATTTAGTAATGATTGAAGTACAAGTAGGTGAATATGTCGGTGAAGATGACATCATAAGGCTTGAGGATGATTACCATCGTGCTTAAATCATTTTTTCTCATCTTTTGCTTCAGTTTTTGCTGGGCAAAAGAAATCCTGCTTCTAGATCATTTTAATCCACGCCTGATTGAAGAAAATCCTCAAAACTATCTTTGGAGTGAAAAACTTGATGGCGTGCGAGCTTATTGGGATGGGCAAGCACTTTATAGTCGCAGTGGCAAAAAACTCAATCCTCCAATCTTTTTTATCCAAAATTTTCCACCCTTCCCTATTGATGGGGAGCTCTGGAGCAAAAGGGGAGAGTTTGAAAAAATCCTCTCAATCACTCAAAGTAAGCAAGACTCATCGCGATGGAGAGAACTTAAGTTTTATATTTTTGAAGTACCCCATCAAACAGGAGGGCTTCTGGAACGACTTCAAGTTTTGCAAGATTATCTTTCATTGCACTCCTCTCCTTTTATTCGCATCATTCCGCAAACCCAAGTTACAAGCCTGAAAGAGCTTCAACAAACACTTCAAGAAATTACAAAACTTGGAGGAGAAGGGATTGTTGTGCGCAATAAAACAACACCTTATTACACAGGACGCAAAAAAGATTCAATGAAGCTCAAATCCTATCAAGATCGAGAATGCAAAATCATTCAATACATCAAAGGAAATGGGAAATTACAAGAAATGATGGGATCTTTTCTATGTCAAGACAATGAAAAAATCATCAAGATTGGTAGCGGAATGGATGAAAAGTTCCGCAAAGATCCTCCTCCAATTGGTACAATCATCACTTACAAATTTTTTGGACTAACTCAAAAAGGCAATCCAAGATTTCCAACCTTCTTGAGGATTCGAACTGACATCAACCTAAAGGAAAAACCATGAAAAAAGCCCTTATTACTGGGATTACAGGACAAGATGGAGCATATCTTGCAGAATTTTTGCTCAAAAAGGGCTATGAAGTACATGGAATCAAGCGCAGAAGCTCACTTTTCAATACAGACAGGATCGATCATCTCTATCAAGATCCTCACGAGGGCGATGTGCGGTTTTATCTTCATCACGGGGATCTTACAGATAGCACCAACCTCATCCGCATCATTCAAGAAGTGCAACCTGATGAGATCTACAATCTTGCTGCAATGAGTCATGTTGCTGTGAGCTTTGAAGAGCCAGAATATGTCGCCAATGCCGATGGAATAGGAACTCTCAGACTTTTAGAAGCCATTAGAATCTTAG
The DNA window shown above is from Helicobacter kayseriensis and carries:
- a CDS encoding mannose-1-phosphate guanylyltransferase/mannose-6-phosphate isomerase, with the protein product MLKIFILCGGSGTRLWPISRKSLPKQFAPLFPDETLFQKTLKRSKLLLEELHEEGEINLITNTQHYFLAQEQSQQINIPISSFLLEDSPRDSAAAIILSALTCNESDLILILPSDHLIKDSHSFLQSIQKAKEFAQLGNIVTFGILPTSAHTGYGYIHAKDHRVLEFCEKPNTLKAKEFLEHGGYFWNSGMFCFMAKDFLKECQTHIPDLLNQCQTALFHSQKEHNFIWLKGMDKIQKISIDYALMEKTQKICMVQGDFGWNDVGSFDSLAEEFQDTEIQNHTNHSSNSSHLFKDSKDNFILSRKPISLIGIESLVVIDTKDSLLIAQKGRTQEVKEIVQKLEGDKLLDFHPLVHRPWGSYEVLEEGQNYKIKKIIVKPQKRLSLQKHFHRNEHWIVISGSACVQIGDQELFLQSNESTYIPMGSPHRLSNNGKLDLVMIEVQVGEYVGEDDIIRLEDDYHRA
- a CDS encoding DNA ligase gives rise to the protein MITIVLKSFFLIFCFSFCWAKEILLLDHFNPRLIEENPQNYLWSEKLDGVRAYWDGQALYSRSGKKLNPPIFFIQNFPPFPIDGELWSKRGEFEKILSITQSKQDSSRWRELKFYIFEVPHQTGGLLERLQVLQDYLSLHSSPFIRIIPQTQVTSLKELQQTLQEITKLGGEGIVVRNKTTPYYTGRKKDSMKLKSYQDRECKIIQYIKGNGKLQEMMGSFLCQDNEKIIKIGSGMDEKFRKDPPPIGTIITYKFFGLTQKGNPRFPTFLRIRTDINLKEKP